The following are encoded together in the Candidatus Bathyarchaeota archaeon genome:
- a CDS encoding 50S ribosomal protein L22 — translation MPTWLYSIRDIDPSKTVKCAKREIRISPKDAREVCNTIKGMKIEDAKKLLEDVIAMKKTIPIRHYKGGVPHKQQDAKFYAGRYPIKATDEILKLLTELEANAEHKGLDIEKLIIIHAATHRGRKIKKYIPRAFGRGSPYFDTLTHVELACHEGK, via the coding sequence ATGCCAACATGGCTTTATTCAATAAGGGACATTGATCCTAGTAAAACTGTAAAATGCGCAAAAAGAGAAATTAGAATATCTCCCAAGGATGCTAGAGAAGTATGCAATACTATTAAAGGCATGAAAATTGAAGATGCGAAAAAATTGCTCGAAGACGTTATTGCAATGAAAAAAACCATTCCTATTAGGCATTATAAAGGTGGCGTCCCACATAAACAACAAGATGCTAAATTCTATGCTGGAAGATACCCTATTAAAGCAACCGACGAGATTCTAAAGCTGCTAACAGAGTTAGAGGCTAATGCTGAACACAAAGGGCTTGATATAGAGAAGCTTATAATAATACATGCAGCCACCCATCGTGGAAGAAAGATAAAAAAATATATTCCTAGAGCTTTCGGTAGAGGTTCACCTTACTTTGATACATTAACTCATGTAGAATTGGCTTGTCATGAGGGGAAATAA